AAGCCCGAAAAAAAGTGATTTTTCGAAGAGGAAATGGGTGAAAAGCGGGAATTTGTACGACTACTTTATTGTCACAGGAAAAGGTGAAATATGGATTAAGATCGAGGGGTTCCAGAGTAAATTTTTTATTACACATTCCAAGGAGTTTTACAAGAAAGGTTGAATATATATACTAATCATAATCTTTATTTAAGGCAGGTATAACTCATATGGATAAAGATAAACTTCGAACAAGTCTAAGTAAAGAGGATATCTACATGAAAGAACTGCTTCAGTCTCTTGTCGAAACAACGATTGACGCTATTTCTATTAGAGACATGCAGGGAAACATACTCCTCGTAAATAGTGCCTTTGAAAAATTTTATGGCTGGACCTACCAGGACCTGATAAATGACCCCAACTGCCTGGTACCTGAAAATATAATAAACGAGACGAGAGAAATTTTTCATCAGATTAAATTCTCTGGAGAGAAAATTTCGGGATATGAAACCGTACGAAAACGAAAAGATGGTACAATTGTTCAAGTATGTCTAACAGCTTCCCCTATACGAGATGGAGTAGAGAATATCGTTGGCACTTCTGTTATTGCCAGAGATATTACAGACCGTAAAAAGGCTGAAGAAGCATTGCTTGAAAGTGAGGCAAAATACCGGGTATTAGTAGAAAATACGAACGATATCATAAGCACATATGATTTAAACATGAAAAAAATATTTGTATCTCCTTCTGTAGAGCTTCACTTGGGATATACCCAATATGAATATCTTCAGGCAGGTACTTTTGCTTTTACTCACCCTGATGATGTAAAGAAAATAGTAAATCTACGTCAATCAATCTCTCCCCATAAAAAAAATGTTCAAATTGAGCTCAGAATAAAACATAAAAATGGATCGTGGGTGTATTTGGAGTCGCGTTGTGTACCTATCTTATCTGAGACCTCCGAGATAGAGAGCTATCTGGTAGTCTCACGTAATATCACAGAACGAAAACTATCAGAAGAAGCTTTGCGGAAGAGCGAAGCACAATACAGGTTCATTGCTGAAAATACAGCAGACTTTATTTCTGTGATTGATAAGTATGGAGATGTATCGTACAGCTCTCCTTCACATATGAAAAAATTAGGCACTGATAGAATTCACTTTGAAAAAATCCATCCTGACGATGCTTCTCTTGTCTGTGAACGATTTTCATACATGCTTCAAACGGAAACCCCCATTATATGTGTATATCGATACAACCTCGAAAATGAAACCTGGATCTATTTAGAATCAAGAGGAATACCTTTTTTCAGTACTGATGGCGAATGTCAATACTTTTTCAACGTTACACGTGATATTACTGAGAGAAAACAAAACGAAGACCTTCTCCGGAGAACAGAAAAGCTGTCAGTCATCGGAGAATTGGCTGCAAGTATAGCGCACGAAATAAGGAATCCTCTTACCACATTAAAGGGCTTTATTCAATTTTTAAAACCTGACATTTCAGATAATTCCGCCTTCTTTGATGTTATGTTGTCTGAGCTAGATCGAATCAACTTTATCGTGGGTGAGCTGCTTGTTTTGGCTAAGCCGCAAAATCTCCATGTGAAACCGATTCTCTTGCACAGTATCATTGAAGCTGTTGTACAGTCGCTAAAATCTGAAGCTAATTTAAAACATATTAAAATTATGGAGAAATTAGAAAACACACCTGTTACGGTCAACTGTGAAGAAAATCGATTAAAACAAGTATTTATTAATATCATGAAGAATTCCCTGGATGCCACCTCAGCGAATGGCGAAATCTGTATTCAAACACAACTTCTAAGTGCCAACCAAGTCCTTATTCGCTTTTCTGATAACGGCTGTGGCATTTCAAAGGAGCTGCTGGCCAGACTTGGGGAACCTTTTTACACCACAAAAGAGAAGGGAACAGGATTAGGTTTACTTGTTAGTAACAAAATTATTAAAGATCATCAAGGCAGTATCAACATCACAAGTGAAATCAACAAGGGTACAATAGTAGATATCACTCTACCAATTTGCATTTAAAGCTTTCCATAGTCAACAGCCCCTAAGTGGGGTTCTTTTTTCCGACATCTTTCTTCAGTTGGGAGAGCTTGAACTCTTTTATTTAAACGAGATTGTAGCTGTTTTAATCAAACGTTTGTTTAGGAAGGAAAATGCAGAAAAACCGTCGAAAATCTGAGGTTAATTGTATTTATTGACAAATATAAAAAAACATATAGAAATCCTCATGAAATAATCGACATTTTTCTTCGTGTTTTAAGGAAAAATCCTTAATTTTATATGGATTACATCATATTTAATCAAACGTTTGTTTAACAATCTTGAGGCCAGAATCCTGTCGATGTATGTGGATTCACACAAATGATTCGATGACTCTTTCTGGAATCTGGTAAAAGTAAATCCTATTATATAAAGAAAAAATTGAAACGATTGGAGATAGGGGTTAAACAATCGATTCCGAGCAGTAGTAGTCTTTTAGGAATGAGAAGAGAGTGCGCTGTATCGGAATTTTTTTTACTCTATTTTTAACTTCCTGCTTTTTTTTGATAAAAATGTGTTTATAATTATCTTAACATTTTTTACTTTAATACCTTTCAGATACTTATCACTCAATTTAGGGGCGCTGAGCATGGGGATACCGACACTATTAATAAATGCATTTATTATTATCCTTTGTATATTTTTCTACCAAATATTTTGGTTAGATAAAGATGGAAAAGAAGCACGTAATGATGTATTAATTTCCTTTCTTGCATCTATTGCGATCATTCTTTGTATGACGTTCCCCTTTAAGTTTAATTCCGGATACATTTATGATTTACGGCTTATCCCAATCCTTTTAGCCGTTCTCTATGGTAGTTTCAGGAGTTTTATTTTCATCACCATTGTATTTCTTTCTTACCGTTTTTACTTAGGCGGAAACGGATTTTTCCCTGCAGTTATTATATATTTTATGATTACTTCTATAACTATGGCATTACAATATTTTCTTGCTGATTATTTCAAAAAAAGAAAAATATTGTTCAGCACATTACTTCTTTCTATTTGCACTATTTCCTTTTCCATCTTCGCTATAATGAGTCAAATACGATCAAGCGCTAAAGTTCAACCTGATTTTATTCACTTTTTAACCAATTATATAGTAATCAATATTCTTACAGTTTTGTTATCTCTTTACTTAATTGAAGGAATGATCGAAAGGTTTAAGATGAAAGAAAAAATTCACCGTGCAGAAAAATTTATTGTGACTAGTGAATTAGCTGCATCTATAGCTCATGAAATAAGAAACCCGCTGACTTCGGTATATGGATTTATGCAGATGTTTAGTAAAAACGAGATCTCCGAAACACACAAGCCTGAGTATATTCAAGTCATGCTCATGGAGTTAGAAAAAGCGCAAAATGTTATTAACGATTATTTATCCCTTATAAAACCACAAGTTGTTGTGAAAGAAATATTAGATATTAGACCAATTGTCCATCAAGTAATAGATGCTATTTTACCGATGGCAAGACTTCATAATGTTAAAGTTGAAAGCGATATTATTTGTTCTCTTTATATAAATGCCAACGTCGTTAATATAAAACGGTGTTTAATTAACATTGCAAAAAATGGAATTGAAGCAATGACTAATGGAGGGATACTAAGAATCAATGTGAAAAAGGTAAAGAATAATATTGTAATTGATATTATTGATTCGGGAATTGGAATGTCGTCTGAGGAAATCAAGCGAATCGCTATGCCGTTTTATTCTACAAAAGAAAAGGGAACTGGACTAGGCACTATGATTTCATACGGTATTATTAAAGAATTAAACGGAGATATCGAAATAAAAAGCGAAAAAGGAAAAGGAACACGGTTTTCTATTATTATTCCTTCTTCATGAAAGATTTCGATGTGACAAGATTCTTAGGAGCATGTTTTGATTTGACTCATACAACTCAGTCGTAACTTAGTAACCTGGTTAGTGAATTTTCTACCCAGGTTATTTTTTTTCGTATCCTCCTTAGGTGATTATACAATTATATTTAAACCCCGTTCTTCCTCAGAACGGGGTTTTGTGAATTTATAAATCAACCAACTTTTTATTGTCAATTTACAATTTTTATCATCAAATTTATACCAGGTACTAATACTAGGTGATATAATGAAAGAAAAATGAGGTGAAATATAATGATTAAATCTAAAGCACGTATTACAGCAATTGGTACCTATGTTCCTCAAAAAAAATTATTAAATGAAGACTTAGAAAAGATGGTAGATACTAATGATGAATGGATAGTTCAGAGGACTGGTATGAAGGAAAGAAGAGTAGCAGGAGATGAAGAATTTGCTTCTCATTTAGCTATCAAGGCTATTGAAAATTTGATTGAAAAATATAATAAAGATATACAGGATGTTGATTGTATTATAGTTGCAACGACAACTCCTGACTATGCGTTTCCAAGTGTGGCATGTCAAATTCAGAGTCACTTTAATATTCCTTGTACAGGGGCTTTTGACTTAAATGCTACCTGTGCAGGCTTCACATATGCTCTACACTTAGCTAACAATCTAATTACTTCCGGGGCACATAAAAAGATTTTAGTTGTTGCAGCCGAGACTTTATCAAAAGTAACCGACTATAAAGATAGAACAACCTGTATTTTATTCGGAGATGGTGCCGGTTCTATGCTAGTCGAATATGATAAGGAAAATCCTAGTTTCTTGGCAAGCCATATGGGAACTAATGGAGAAGGTGGTATTCATGTATATAGAACAACCTTTGCAACTACAATGGATGATAAACCATTAAATACATCTGGAAAGATGGTTCAGAATGGAAGAGAAGTATACAAATGGGCAGCCCGTACATTACCAATAGGAATACAAGAATTATTACTTAAGACAGAATTAAATATAGAGGATATTAACTGGTTTATACCACATAGTGCGAATCTAAGAATGGTTGAATCCATATGTGAAAAATCGGGATTTCCCATAGAAAAAACATTAACTAGTATGAAATATTTTGGGAATACCTCATCTGCTTCTATTCCACTAGCACTAAATCTAGGAATCGAAGAAGGTAAAGTCCAAAATGGAGATACTTTATTGCTCTATGGCTTCGGAGGAGGACTTACACATTTAGGCCTTGTTTTAACTTGGAATACAAAAAATTAAAATATAGTATTGATAATGGAGGCCTTAATTTTGTTTGATACTCAAAAAATTAGAGAAATAATTAGACATCGCTATCCATTTCTTTTAATAGATAGGATTCTGGAAATAGAAGAGGGAAAAAGAGCAGTTGGTATTAAAAATGTGACGGCAAATGAAGGTTTTTTTAATGGACACTTTCCTAATTTTCCAGTTATGCCAGGCGCATTAATAGTAGAGGCTTTAGCTCAAGTAAGTGCAGTTGTGATGCTAACTAAAGAAGGAAATCAAGGACGATTAGGGCTTTTAGCGGGTATAGATAATTGTCGTTTTAAACAGCAAGTTAGACCAGGAGATGAACTTCATCTCGAGGTTGAAATCACGCGTCTAAAAGGTCCTATAGGGAAAGGGAAAGGTATCGCTACTGTTGATGGCGAATTGGTTTGCGAGCTTGAACTGATCTTTGCATTTGGTGATTAATATATTGTTGAATTTCAAACTGTAATAGGGCAGTTTAGTTTAGAGGTTATTTCTTTGATAAATTAAAGTCGTTATTTCAAAATTTATTATTTGTATAAAATTTCCACCCTTCAAATTGAAGCCTCCAAAACCGGAGGCTTTTATCTATGAATTGATTTCATTTTATCTATAACCTCATTTGTAGTCCATGATGCACTAGCAATCATACGGAAATTTATTTTAGCAGCCATATCCCCATCCAAGTCGTTCATTTTTGCAGCAGCTGTGGCATCATGAACAACTGCTACTTCAAAACCTTGTTCAAGTAGCTCACGCATATGAGATTCAACGCACAGGTTCCCAGACATACCAGCAAGAATGACACGGGAAATTCCCTGTTTTCGCAGCTGTAAAACCAAATCATTGGCCTCGGGTCCGTAAATTTTATGCGGACTTGTTATGACGGTTTGACCATCATTAATATAGGGCTTATATTTATCCAAAAAGTCGGCACCTGAACCTTCGAAGCCTTTAAGCGATAATGGACCTTTTCGTTGATACATTTTGAGATCGTGCATCGAATGCTCCATAGCTCCCCCAAACATCCATTTTTGATCATAGGGATAATAGTAATGTGGGGACACAAACACTTTAAACTTATTTTTCTTTGCTGTTTTTAATAATAATTCAATGTTCTCTATCGTATGATTTTTAGCTACGCTGTCTTTAACTAAATTCCATGCTACGCCTTTTGGGCTTAAAAAGTCATTTTGCGGATCTGTAATCACCAATGCAGTATTTTTTTGTTCCACCTTCATTCCAGGCGATGTAAGTGATACCGTTTGTGCAACTACAACCTTTTGTTGAAAACCAAATAGATCAAGATTTCCAAATAACGATAACGCAAAAAAACAAAGTAGAATTTTTCTCATACAGATCTCCTTTCGTTGATTGGTATTCGATTATTATGTGCCTTTTTCAATGGTTGATTCAGCTTCAATACTGTAAAAAGTGGATGGAAACATTTCAGATCAAAGCGAACCAGGATTAAATTACCTATGCGCATCCTATAAAAAATATTTTAAGCACATTAATCCATACTTAACAACGATGAAGCAGCTGATACAAAAGGGATTGCCAGCTTCCTATATTACTGACATAATGAAAAATCGCGGAGGCACTCCGTTAATCTAAAAAGTGATAAAGGCTTGTTACAAGTGTAAAACCATCCTCTTATAAGAGAATGGTTTTAGTTATATATGTAGCTTAGTGAAGTGATTGAGAAGTGGAAATAGGATGAAGTTTTCCATCTATTGCAAAGGAAACTCTGCCTGTCTCTTCTGAAACAACCAGTACAAGAGCATCACTTTGCTCTGTTAAACCTAGTGCGGCACGGTGCCGGGTGCCAAGCTTTTTCCCAATTATTACAGCAGTTGTTAAGGGAAGAACATTTGCTGCTGAAACGATTTGATTACCACAAATCATCACGGCTCCATCATGAAGAGGGTTTCCAGGGTAAAAGATGGCCTCTAACAATGCAGGGGTTAAAGTAGCTCCTATGGCTGTTCCTTTTTGGATGAAGGAATCGAGAGGATCACGTCGTTGCACCACGATCAACGCACCATGACGGCGATCAGACAGCCGTTGAACACAGATGGATAGGTCTACATATTTATTTGTAAAAGCTGATAAATAACAGTTTAAATAAAAGGAAGAAGCGACTGCTTCCATTTGAATAAATTTATCTTTGATTTCCTCCAGTTTAGCTAATAGACAATAGTTTTCGTTATCTAATGTATCTAAGCTATGTTGAAGTTCATCAGTGATGTGCTGTATTCCTTCTGATAATTGCTGTTTCATTGGTGAAAAGTCGCAATTTGTTCCGTTCACATGTCAACAACTCCAATCAATAATATTTTTTTAAATATGAACATCCTTCTATTAGCATCTTTTAGGTTAGTATCGGTTAGTTTTCTTCTGTACAATGCAGGAATTTTCATCAAAAATCCCCCCAATTTTTAACAGGGATTTGTAAAAAAGAAGAGTACATAGGACGGGTCTAATATTTCGAATTTGAGATATTTTGCTTGATTTCTTATCACTTGATTGGTAAAGTGATAGTGTGGTTAGCAACGAGGAGGGAAACTAAATGCAAAATAATACGCAAGGGTCGTTAATTTGGTTACGTTTAATGCGTTTTACAAACCTCAGTAACCAGCTGTCGAACGATTTTTTAAAGCAATTTAATTTAACAACTGCACAATTTGATGTGCTTATGCAAATTCATGTATATCAGCCACTCACGCAAATGGAGTTAGCTGAAAAAGTAACAGTTACGCAAGGTGGTATTTCCCGTATGGTTTCCCGGCTTGAGAAAGAAGGCTATATTGTACGCAAGCAAGATTGGAAAACGAAAACGATTAGCTTAACTGAGAAGGGTGAAGCGATTTTAGAAGAGGCCATGCCGGCTCAACTTGCGTTTCAAACGTCATTTTTTGAGGATGTATTAAATAAAGAAGAACTAAAAACATTGTACACGCTGATGACACGTGTCCATAAACATAGCCAAAAAAAAGAATTACTGTCTGAGTAATTTTTTTTCGCCGGTAGGAAAGTATAACTTTCCTATCAGGCATAGGGCAACTACTCCTCTGTCATCGCCTAACGGCTCGCCAATCGGAGAGTTTTCTTTACACCATCACTTGATTAGTCAAGTTAGAAAAGGAGGAATCACGATGTATACCATTCCGGGACATCATCATATTTCGATGCTTACAAAAAACGCACAAATGAATAATCGGTTTTATCAAAAAGTATTAGGTCTAAGGCGAGTTAAAAAGACTGTCAACCAAGATAATCCTTCGATGTATCATTTGTTTTACGGAGATTTAACAGGAAGCGCCGGCACAGAGCTAACCTTTTTTGAAATGCCGATGGCTGGAAGAACGATTCGCGGAACCAATGCGATTACACAAATTGGCTTACTAGTGCCATCATTCGAAAGCTTGGAATATTGGAAAAAGCGCTTTGAGCTATTAGATATTAAGCATGGAGAAATTACAACGTATGCAGGTCGGGATGCTTTACATTTTGAGGATACAGAGGGTTTACGAATGATTCTGTTAAATAATAATGGCGAAGAGACACCAGAATACTGGTCGGCTTGGGAAGATTCCATCGTGGAGCAAAAGCATCGAATTTTAGGAATGGGAACGGTGGAAATAACAGTCCGCTATTTGGCACGAACGGCTAGAACATTAAAGGATATGCTGGGCTATGTAGAGGTGGTCCGTTCGGAAAATGAGGCCATTTTTCAATCTGTTGCAGGGCAGGCATTTGGTGAAATTGTCCTGAAGCAGCAGGAGGGACCGAGTGAAAAGCCAGGCCGGGGCAGTATTCATCATCTGGCGATTCGTGTGAAAAACGAGGAAGAGTTGCGCTATTGGGATGAAATGGTGAAAGAGCGTGGCTTCTATTCATCAGGCATTGTCGATCGCTACTACTTCCAAAGCTTATATTTTCGTGATTCGAATGGAATTTTATTTGAAATGGCTACGGACGGACCAGGATTTACTGCCGATTCAACAGTTAATGCGTTAGGAAAAGAATTAGATTTACCGCCATTTTTAGAAGGAAAACGTGCAGAAATT
The DNA window shown above is from Neobacillus sp. WH10 and carries:
- a CDS encoding cysteine hydrolase; translated protein: MRKILLCFFALSLFGNLDLFGFQQKVVVAQTVSLTSPGMKVEQKNTALVITDPQNDFLSPKGVAWNLVKDSVAKNHTIENIELLLKTAKKNKFKVFVSPHYYYPYDQKWMFGGAMEHSMHDLKMYQRKGPLSLKGFEGSGADFLDKYKPYINDGQTVITSPHKIYGPEANDLVLQLRKQGISRVILAGMSGNLCVESHMRELLEQGFEVAVVHDATAAAKMNDLDGDMAAKINFRMIASASWTTNEVIDKMKSIHR
- a CDS encoding PAS domain-containing sensor histidine kinase — encoded protein: MDKDKLRTSLSKEDIYMKELLQSLVETTIDAISIRDMQGNILLVNSAFEKFYGWTYQDLINDPNCLVPENIINETREIFHQIKFSGEKISGYETVRKRKDGTIVQVCLTASPIRDGVENIVGTSVIARDITDRKKAEEALLESEAKYRVLVENTNDIISTYDLNMKKIFVSPSVELHLGYTQYEYLQAGTFAFTHPDDVKKIVNLRQSISPHKKNVQIELRIKHKNGSWVYLESRCVPILSETSEIESYLVVSRNITERKLSEEALRKSEAQYRFIAENTADFISVIDKYGDVSYSSPSHMKKLGTDRIHFEKIHPDDASLVCERFSYMLQTETPIICVYRYNLENETWIYLESRGIPFFSTDGECQYFFNVTRDITERKQNEDLLRRTEKLSVIGELAASIAHEIRNPLTTLKGFIQFLKPDISDNSAFFDVMLSELDRINFIVGELLVLAKPQNLHVKPILLHSIIEAVVQSLKSEANLKHIKIMEKLENTPVTVNCEENRLKQVFINIMKNSLDATSANGEICIQTQLLSANQVLIRFSDNGCGISKELLARLGEPFYTTKEKGTGLGLLVSNKIIKDHQGSINITSEINKGTIVDITLPICI
- a CDS encoding ring-cleaving dioxygenase, producing MYTIPGHHHISMLTKNAQMNNRFYQKVLGLRRVKKTVNQDNPSMYHLFYGDLTGSAGTELTFFEMPMAGRTIRGTNAITQIGLLVPSFESLEYWKKRFELLDIKHGEITTYAGRDALHFEDTEGLRMILLNNNGEETPEYWSAWEDSIVEQKHRILGMGTVEITVRYLARTARTLKDMLGYVEVVRSENEAIFQSVAGQAFGEIVLKQQEGPSEKPGRGSIHHLAIRVKNEEELRYWDEMVKERGFYSSGIVDRYYFQSLYFRDSNGILFEMATDGPGFTADSTVNALGKELDLPPFLEGKRAEIEAKLTPID
- the fabZ gene encoding 3-hydroxyacyl-ACP dehydratase FabZ, coding for MFDTQKIREIIRHRYPFLLIDRILEIEEGKRAVGIKNVTANEGFFNGHFPNFPVMPGALIVEALAQVSAVVMLTKEGNQGRLGLLAGIDNCRFKQQVRPGDELHLEVEITRLKGPIGKGKGIATVDGELVCELELIFAFGD
- a CDS encoding ketoacyl-ACP synthase III, with translation MKSKARITAIGTYVPQKKLLNEDLEKMVDTNDEWIVQRTGMKERRVAGDEEFASHLAIKAIENLIEKYNKDIQDVDCIIVATTTPDYAFPSVACQIQSHFNIPCTGAFDLNATCAGFTYALHLANNLITSGAHKKILVVAAETLSKVTDYKDRTTCILFGDGAGSMLVEYDKENPSFLASHMGTNGEGGIHVYRTTFATTMDDKPLNTSGKMVQNGREVYKWAARTLPIGIQELLLKTELNIEDINWFIPHSANLRMVESICEKSGFPIEKTLTSMKYFGNTSSASIPLALNLGIEEGKVQNGDTLLLYGFGGGLTHLGLVLTWNTKN
- a CDS encoding ATP-binding protein: MGIPTLLINAFIIILCIFFYQIFWLDKDGKEARNDVLISFLASIAIILCMTFPFKFNSGYIYDLRLIPILLAVLYGSFRSFIFITIVFLSYRFYLGGNGFFPAVIIYFMITSITMALQYFLADYFKKRKILFSTLLLSICTISFSIFAIMSQIRSSAKVQPDFIHFLTNYIVINILTVLLSLYLIEGMIERFKMKEKIHRAEKFIVTSELAASIAHEIRNPLTSVYGFMQMFSKNEISETHKPEYIQVMLMELEKAQNVINDYLSLIKPQVVVKEILDIRPIVHQVIDAILPMARLHNVKVESDIICSLYINANVVNIKRCLINIAKNGIEAMTNGGILRINVKKVKNNIVIDIIDSGIGMSSEEIKRIAMPFYSTKEKGTGLGTMISYGIIKELNGDIEIKSEKGKGTRFSIIIPSS
- a CDS encoding MarR family transcriptional regulator: MQNNTQGSLIWLRLMRFTNLSNQLSNDFLKQFNLTTAQFDVLMQIHVYQPLTQMELAEKVTVTQGGISRMVSRLEKEGYIVRKQDWKTKTISLTEKGEAILEEAMPAQLAFQTSFFEDVLNKEELKTLYTLMTRVHKHSQKKELLSE
- the cdaS gene encoding sporulation-specific diadenylate cyclase CdaS is translated as MNGTNCDFSPMKQQLSEGIQHITDELQHSLDTLDNENYCLLAKLEEIKDKFIQMEAVASSFYLNCYLSAFTNKYVDLSICVQRLSDRRHGALIVVQRRDPLDSFIQKGTAIGATLTPALLEAIFYPGNPLHDGAVMICGNQIVSAANVLPLTTAVIIGKKLGTRHRAALGLTEQSDALVLVVSEETGRVSFAIDGKLHPISTSQSLH